The Epinephelus moara isolate mb chromosome 11, YSFRI_EMoa_1.0, whole genome shotgun sequence sequence CTCAGATTTCTAGAAAGCTAGTTATGATCAGCTTCACAGGCTGCAACCAGTTGTGGAAAGTGGAGGTGGAAAAAAGTAGTGACCATAAACTTgtcttaaaaacatgaaaacataaacCATTTCTCTGATGTCATAGGCAGTGCCATATGTTTCGAACACTAAATTCAACATATTCTCCAGCTCATCTGTGCgttgtcgagtgttggagatatcgtccgtagagatgtctgccctctcgaatataatggaactagatggcactcagtttgtggaaggaagcgtacatctactcatggacgagagttTTGTGCTTATGACAGCGCGAGATTTAATGGCCTCTGCTGAGCTGCGGCTTTAGCTAGTTcggtggtgctaggtgagctagcagtagatacacACTTCCCTCTGCACTGTGAAGTTgtgagttgtgcaaatttgcaggaaagcccagtcagtcGTCTTTCaacattggcagtataaaaacaaaatcggggagtgcagcaaaatgccacctacctacttttgtttatacagaatgcgcctttttcagggcaatgggaggcgtgagcaagtaacaaaacgtgtagctcagcgtgtgacgtaaccagtgacgtgggagTGAAGCCACGGCtcgtcagtccttcagcgattctctcgtaagttggtCCTTCACCGTCCTCGTCACTTGGcgattaatggcctcttcatttgtgaggacaaggagggcgcacaatagTATCTGCCAtttttgcgtttccctcttgctactagctgctcgctaattcctgctatcagctgtttcctgtttatccaccgccagtggctcgcacgtgtgtCGTcgtcaacagctcctcccacaagtcatcaacagcccctcctgttgtggaaggccgcgtcggtctttttaaactaaaagcaTTCCgtcaatatgtctaccctacgaggcggaaaattgggcacctcggatcaacttgccaatccggctctgtgtgtctaaacgctctcagcttgccggcaaaacgggcCAACATtcatggaaaatctggcagtgtaaaaggggctacagttggtgggtgtagtttggtacaaagaaaatagttcctatttaaaaactgctcacaacaaggtctgtggattatcttgagtaactgggtcatgatttctagaaagacacattgctgtagAGTTTTTCTAATTCatttttttggctctttgagcaccacaagctcaGTGCAAACTAGTCCTATCATATTCAagagacatctctacagctgatatctccaacactctgcaactcacaccaaaacaatctagattgataaatagctcCACAGATAAGAGGAAGAAtatctcattttattttttaagggaAAGTCTccctttaattttcttttcacaGAAGTTTaaattcaaatgtcaaacagTAGGTGGTGCTCTTTACCTGTTCAGCTATGGGAGCTGTTGCTGCACATACTAACTTTCCAGTTTGTCCAAttttaaactaaaaactaaCTGACTAAAGATTGGAAACCAGTCTGAGGTGTGGAGGAGCTCATCCTCTAGGTATTAAACTGAGGACACATTTTGtagtaaacattttaatttctttaatatgaaaaatgacacatacaaacatttccatacattttcatcggcttatccggggccgggtccatttccatacattttcatcggcttatccggggccgggtcgcgggggcagcaggccaagcaaaacaacccagacgtccctctccccagcaacactttccagctcatcctgggggaccccaaggcattcccaggccagatgagatatgtaatccctccagcatgttctgggtctgccccggggcctcctaccagtgggacgcgcctggaacacctctaacaggaggcatcctgatcagatgcccgaaccacctcaattgacagcggctctactccgagctccctctgtaGCATAACGTTAACCTTTAAATTTGGCTACTCGCACTGATCAGGTCAAACTTGACTCTATTAATGAATCTACAAAAGTTTACGAGGTGAATATTATAGATGATAATTACAGAAGTCCCGTTTCTGTATTCATGTGATTCCTTCAGTATGCAGTGGAAGGTGTAATGAACATAATGATACAGGCTGAAGTGGTGGAGCTCAGGAGCAGCCCCACACATCCCGCTTTGATTTCTCGTACTAGGCATTTTTCTGTGGACagaagacaaaataagacaatgTCATGTCACTGCTCATTACCCATGATGACATCGTGTTTTTAAGCTAtctagtgccaacattttctgtaGAAGTACAAGACTATTCGTCAGTGCAAATCAAACTATCCCACTGATCTCTGTATGCAGGATGCTGCATCACAGTTAGGACTTTACCTTGGCAGCTTCTGCTTTCCGGAAATTGCCAAAGAGCTTCATTAACTTGGGTGTTGGTGGTTTTTGTCCAAACAAATGCAAACCTTTTGGCTTTTCCTCATTGGTTTTAGCTGGTGCAGGGCCTTTGGCTTTGATCAGTTTCctccacagtcacacacagagacaataatGGGCTGCGTTTTAGAATCTAATTTGCACAATTGGATTTTAGAAGCATCAAAATGATTGTTCTAAGTGTTAATGACTCACTTTCCCTTCCTGGCCAGCACTTTCTGAGACTCTGGGTAGTGGATGAGGATGTCAAACAGGTCCTTCTTCTCCAGGACAAAAAGGTTAGCAAAGCCGTGGGCTTTCACGTTAGCTGTGCGCCTGTTGCCTCCATCTTTGGCAGACTGTAGTAAACTGTGACGGGGACAGAAGTCAAAATATATCGTGTCCAGAGTGTCCATTTCAGATCACATTGGTCGGGTAAAGACAACAAACTGTGCAACAGGGATGTTGTCTTTGTCTTTACAAGGTAACTGCAAAGGCAAATATGTTCTCCTTACAGATATGATACTTATTATTATCATGCTCATCAGTGTCACGTACTGGATGAGAGGATGATGAAAATAAGGAATAAATATGTGACTTGTATTTCTTTTCTGTTCAAGTTCGTATATAAAGGTAGACTAACCTGATTTCTCCAAACACGCTTCCAGCCTTTAGTGTGACAAACACAATACTGTTGTCCGGtcctcccaccacctgcaccgCCCCGCTTTTGATGATGTACATCTCTTTGCCGATGTCCCCCTGTGGAGGCGAGCGCAGAGGTCAGCATCACTCTCAGATGATATAACCTTctatatatcaatcaatcaattcaatcaattttatttataaagcccaatatcacaaatcacaatttgcctcacagggctttacagcatacaacatccctctcaTATCATGCTGATCACTAAGGTTTATCCTTTACCAACACAAACTCGTATACTCACCTTCTTCACCACAAAGTCTCCAGGTAGATAAACGATTGACTTGAGCCTCAGCAACATGTCCACCAACATCTGCTGGTCACAGCCCTGAAGAGGCAACAGAAGATTGACAGGTGAGCATTCAGTGCTGTGTTCACAGAGATGTGTGTGACTCCAGACATGAGTGGGATATGATGCAATGGgctcctgggcacagacatggaAGAGGCCCCACCATGACTCCAATATAGGAAAAAGACTCAAACCTTGTGGTGGTTTTGTagctctttgtagttgttatgcatcttttttttatgtctctttttggtttgttttttgtctctttgtagttgattcaagtctctgtgtttttttggtgtctctttatagtaactttatgtctctttgaggtcatgttgtgtgtCGCCCGTAGTCGTTAATAGtctctttgtgtcattttgtgttgcctcgttgttttttgtctctgtagtaattttgtgtctctttgtatttgttatgtgtctctttggttattttgtctgtttatGGTTATCTATTTGTatctgtgtggttgttttgtgtctctttgtgtttgttttgtgtctcgtagtcattttttgtctctttgttgttcagtgttgccttgtagtcattatgtgtctccttgtggttgttttgtgtctctttgtagtcaaattgtgtctccttttgtttgttttgtgtctgtatagttgttttatgtctctttgtagttgttttgcccctttttgtagttcttttgtgtctctgcagttcctgtttgtggtctttttctccctcttcctgGCTGGTGCATGggaatttgagtgacattttgcaggtgaaggccaggggggggCCCTGGACCTATGCCCAGTAGACCCATTCAGAAATCCATCCATGACCCCAGATGTCTGtcaaaatgtgatttaattgtCTCAAATTACAGGAGGacacaaaaaatgctgagtcacctgAAACAGTGCAATCTTCTGGAAGGTGCTCAGGTTGATGTCAACAGCAATGGCGGTTTTCATCACCAGAGGCAACGCATCCAGCAGCTCGGACTCATCTGGAGAAGACATGAATATCTCATCATACAGTAAGCTGTCAAAAGCATTTTCTTAACGCATCTAAAAAATTGTGTGGTTATTTAAATATTAGTCTAGTTTTTAGGAGAGAGTTTTAGTGTCTCATCAGGTTTATTATTTCTGGTACAAATGTTTGAGTCTCACCCAGCATGCCCTGAGCTGCCCAGGTGTAGTTGTACCAGGTCCGAACTCTGTTCTGGACAGGCTTGGGGATTGAGTAGGTGTTCATGTAAGCAACACAGCCGTCCATTGATGCCCGGAAATATGTCTGacctgctgttgctgctcctATGACATCTCTCATctaagagaaagaaagacagacggACAAGAGAGTGTTGCATTAGAATACATAACATTGTGAACAAAAGCTTTAAGCTGAATGTGTAATGCTGGAGTCACAAATAAAACCCTCCTCCGACCTACCTGTCCAATCAAACTGGAGAACACAAAGACGCCAATAAAAAAGTTCAACATCTGAAAGGTAATCTCAAAGGTGGTCACAGGCTCTGGAAGACCCCCGATGTTGATCAGACTGCGGACTGCAAAGTAATAACAACGCAGGTACCTGTGAAGGGACAGGGTGCATCTTTATTTCATAGTGATAACAAGGCACTACACTGCGTAACTGATGTAACGACAGAGAGCTCCCACAACATCACAAACTCTTCAAGacaaagtaaaaagtacatacGCTGAGCCCTCTCCATCATACACCCACTGGGTCGTATTAAGACCTTGATGTATCGAGGCAACATAAAATGCACAGGCGTTGAGATGGAGCATAAAGAGCAGGTAACCTGTGGTGCGAGCCACTCTGTGTTTGAAAGAGAAACATATAAAAGGATTAGGTTGACGACGAAATTTTTTTGTCATCGTTTTCGTCAATCAAATGAACACTGGACAAGACAAGCATTTAAAAAGTGGTGGTTTAAAAACTATCAACAGGCATCCTTTTCTGCTTAAAGCCAACTCAAGAACTCAACAGTAACAGTTTATCTAATGGCAGAAGTTTAAATTTCAGCCAACTAaaatgaggtaaaaaaaaacagtattgaTTTGCTCCTGTCACTGTTCCAGCAGCATTTACCTCCAGATGTAGGCCTTGGCCATGATACTCTCAAGTCGATCACTGAACTCGAAGAAGGATTCAACCTAGAACACACAAGGAAACAAACCGGTGAAAGACTGTTTAGAAAATAGGAAGCTTATTCAAATACAANtatatatatatatatacacatatacacacacatcattagTAGTCAGTTGGCTGCCTACCTTGATAAAGCGGTTGAATCGGTATATGGAGGAGAACTTAAAGTACAGACAGAGAAGGTCAAAGGGGAGGATGCTGAAGACATCAGCctgaggaataaaagaaacttGGTTATGTTTCACAACAACTTTTGTACCTCTGAGGTTAAAGTGAGTGGTAGATTGTAGCTTTTGTAGATTGTAGCTTTTTCCATAGAGGGCTGTCAACTCTGGAATATATTACCAACTAAAATGAAACTGATTACAGATTTAAAATCCTTCATAACAAAGGTCAAATGCTGGCTAAAAGCAAACCAGAGCTGCACCCACTCTCAGCTAAatggcatcctgatcagatgcccgaaccacgtcaactgacctctttcgatgcgaaggagcagcggctctactctgagctccctccagatgtctgagctcctcaccctatctctaaggctgagcccagccaccccacggaggaaactaattttggctgcttgtatccgcgatctcattctttcggtcactacccagagctcatgaccatcggtgagggctgggacgtagatggaccagtaaatcgaaagcttcaccttccagctcagctccctctttaccACAAAGGTCTGGCacagcacccgcatcactgcagaagccacaacaaaccgccgatccatctcacactccattctaccctcactcatgaacaagaccccaagatacttgaactccctcacttgaggcagtaactctcccaacccagagggggcaatccaccagtttccgacagagaaccatggcctcagacctggaggtgctgactctcatcccatctgcttcacactcggctgcaaaacgCCCCAGTGGATGCTTGAGGTCATGGtttgatgaagccaacagaaccacatcatctgcaaaaagcagagccgcaattctgaggtccccaaactggacctcttcctccccctggcTGCGCCtcaagatcctgtccatgacTATCACAAAGAGGATCAGTGACAACGAACAACCCTggcagaggccaacacccactgagaaTGAGTTTGacttaaagggttagttcgacattttggcaaattcgcctattgccgtaatccctatagtcatatgagtaggtacattacctttaattgtcagtgcgtgctgttctgagatcggtgggacagagctgcccgctgaaatggaggtgaacggtacaggtccctctctccctcaaaactaatcaaatacaccatcaaatgactccaaaacgctcttgtggacaacttgtagcttacacattcaccacgctatgaaataataatgtaatattacgagacagagttgttttgaagccaaatgcagagccggaactacattccagacatacagtacttgctgggcggagtgatttcaaacagcgtatgtttagtgcagttactcctgtcatcaaaacaacaagtttgttgagaagaagccagaatatacagaggaagagttacaggttttggaagaagagagagcaagaagagaggctgaggctgctgagcaaccaggggctgaggggagacccagagccggtggtgtaaatgtggggcctactggccactttattaggtacacctgtgcaatataaatatagagtacgcctcaaaataatcaccggaacacgtggagaacatgctaactccacactcataaatcaccacaactcctgaaggaacaacaacataaaatgttccctagcagtctgtttattcccaacaatgagaagtaatgccagtcacttcactatatgctctgggcaagcacttatccataacataaccacagcaacatttgcattttagccttatttaccatgcatgggttgtaggctaatgttactcaacatgggggtaacgttacagcagagagactgctgagcaaaatacacaacgatcacttaccacgtctgctcgttttgtgatgccgacagatggtATGACAGTGTCTCTCAAGAAAAgcgtttgaaccattcctgagcttctgcgctccatcctttcactgtagtcctcTGGTAAAAAATGGCAGgtgcacacaaacattttccggaccatttccacaggcgtgttggggtcgatgtccagcacaaatagccattgtttcatcctgtccgtattTTGGGTTGGTACTACGTGAAACTTCACTCTGCTCTatgtcttcggcttgttaccGCAACCTTTTAtaatacatgtgtaaaccatgatttacaacagcactctgtaaacttttctcaaactttctgctgcgtccagctgacgataccgCAAATGCAAGGCTGCAAGCAACTGTCTCAGGTGcgcactgtgtcactccgcccagtggtttactcaagaaagtagttccgagtatttgcgtcatgtgtcgtaatgttacttaattatacattattatttcatagcgtggggaatgcgcaagccatgtgttgtccactagagcgttttggagtcatttgatggtgtatttgattacttttgagggagagagggagctgtaccgttcacctccatttcagagggcagctctgccccaccgatctcaaaACTGCAGGCACTGACatttaaaggtaatgtacctacccatatgactatagggattacggcaataggcgaatctgccaaaatgtcgaactatccctttaacgcTGAGTATGCTGatgcagctctcactttggtcatataGGGATTGGATGGCTCGTAGCAGCGACCCCTGTGCCCCGTAATCCCAGAGTGCCCCCCACAAGACCCCAAGAGGGACACGGTTGTgagccttctccaagtccacaaagcacatgtagactagatgggcaaactcccaagACCTCTCCTGCAGCCTTGCAAGGggaaagagctggtccactgtttcACGGCCAGGACGGAAtccgcattgctcctcctgaataCAAGGTTCGACAATCTgtcggagcctcctttccagcaacCTGGAGTAAACATTTCCCAGAGACTAAACAGTGCGATACCCTGATAATTGGAGCACACTCTGTcccctttctttcaaaaatgGGGTACAGTCCTTgggtaaatgtatttagttactttCTACCACTAGACGTATAATTGTCATTCTCACCTTGAATCGATGTGATTTCCGATAATGTGACTTAGCCAtggctctgtctctctgcaggagAATTAAACACAATATCACAGTTCAGGTGGATCTAAGAACAGGCATAGAAGTATCACAGGTAAAGATGAGACACAGACTACTAATACTGATGCTTGATAATGCTTTGTGACTTACAATAATGTCTCCAGCTTTGACAAACTGAAGTCGGGGCTGCCAAACCACGATGTCAATAACATTCACTAAGTCACTAACAATGTCGCAAAATATCCAGTAGGGGTTTGTAGCTTTGTTATGGTAAGGAAAGGCCAACCGGGTGGTGCAAAACCAAGTGTTGTAGTTGAATGCCAATGCCACCAGGGACATCCAGGCAATGTAGCGACGATCTGTAGAGAGACAGATATACACATTTAATCATGTCTGTTCATTTCATCTCAGCTGTCCTGTTCCCATGTGTGCCTCACCTACCTGTGAAAGGATCTATGGTGTTTCCCAGGACGTTATCCATGTGGGTCTCGATTGGATGGAAGATGACGTCAAAGCAGGAGAAGTTGATGTCTGGGAGGAACTTCACTTTCTTTGTGGCCTCCTCCgccagcctctcctcctctgctttcttCTCGGCCTCCAGCTTTTTCTCTTcgtcctttttcttcttctcctctgcctTTTTGGCCGCCTCTTCCGCCTTCTTTTTTTCCGCTTCTTCTTTTGCTATTCGCTCCTCCTCCTTCAGTCTGATGTAGTCGTCCTTCCTCAGAATAGGTGCTGAACAAAGAGAGTGACGGTGAGTTAAATAGCTGCGtgcttgttttctgtctgtgtgttggtCTGTCAGTGTTCGTACTTACTGACAGGTGGGGTGATTTCTGGCGAGGTGGCGTACGGGTCTATGGCTTTCCCTTTGAAAATCTCTGTCCGCTCTCTTATGTCCTTGATCACAGCTCTGAGTGTGTCATCTGTGTTACGGAAGTAGACAACAGGTGGAGTGGGAGGGCGGGCCTCTTCACTGAAAACAGAGCagaagcaaaaaagaaaggtgAATAAAAGAATACCAcagaaaatgacattaaataCAAGAGGAGGGAAATGAGGGGGCTAAATTGGAAACTAATCTTTAGTGGTGGTCAAAAATATTGGACAATTTTGCAAGTATAATAACGATTAACCCTAAAAGACATGAAGGACTGCTGCTGATCTCGGCCGACACTACTGTCTTTAAGAGGATGTGTTGCGCAACTTGCGCTCATTGTTTTTCTAGCATGAttcattggtaccaaccatatCATGCTAGCTTGTTGTATAGGGGGCTATATAACACTCCAAAGTTAGCCATCACAGTTTTTCCTTTGCCTTCcctgacctctcacctcaagatatctgaaaaTAGGTTCTGTGGGTACCCATGAATCTCTCCTTTACATACATGCCCACTTTATGTTAGTCTCGTGCAGTTTTTGGCAAAAATCATGCATTTTCTTTCATGCATTATATTCTTAAAActgtgtatttgaatatttctgcatactggggtccctaaacagtATTAGAATTGCATGaattgggtatgactggaaagTTTTGTGGAGTCACTGGGCTCAACTTTACTTGCGTGTGATGATGCTAGTCCCCATAgtaattattttattgtagtgaGACCATATTTTGGAACCTGACCTCACTGTATCTAATGACCTGTTGTGACCTCTGGGATAATCACAGCCTCGTGAAACTTTACAGCCAAACCAGAGACATGGAGGATTCAGAGAATGTATGGCTTTCATAGTTATATTGATCAGAACAGAAGTGTTTGCCATTCCTTGTAAATCTCCAAATGTCAGAAGTTTTTGATAACAAATCAGAGCATGGGTTTTTATATAGTGTTCGTCAAAGTCTTGCAGTcttaatgttgtatttttgaGTGATTTTTGATAATTTTATCAATTCTTGGATTGTcaaaaatgcttttattttgcacCAAATCTGTGTAACGAATGGTATctacacaaaaacatgatgcaACAACTTATGAAGCATAGTTGAACACCTGACTGCCATCATATACTTGTatcataatgttctaagccCCTACACACTCGAGACTTTCAAAGCATTAATAGGCACCTGTCCAAAGCACAAGAGGTTTACAAacaaatgcaggacttttacctgtAACAGAGTACTTtttcagtgtggtattagtatttttacttcagtaaaggatctgagtacttcctccaccactgctgctgacatgACATTTGCACTTTGGAAAATCACATGTTCActtgtttaaatttgtttcacTTCTGCAGAACGTCTTCTTCGTCTTGCAGCCTTTTTTggtggcacctctccagctctTGGGCATGTGCCAGAGTCTTTGCACATGGCACAACACCTGCCCTTACAGAGTGTTAGGAGGGCTTTACCTATGCTAATACGTTACTCATGATCAAGTGgtattcatcattcagcacCTGGGTCAGAGCAGATCTGGATGGTCAAGAACTTTTGCTGTATCTGGAGCTGACTTCTCGTTTTTTCTCGCAACAGAAAATTAAGTGAAAATATGAGACA is a genomic window containing:
- the cngb3.1 gene encoding cyclic nucleotide-gated cation channel beta-3, with product MFSRFKKLLGAPEPPPAPAATPPPSAAPPAKEEKPPEKKDEKEEPKKEEEKKEEVKKEEEKKEEEKKEEEPKKEEAKPEPAPAAPAPAAAPAPAAPAPAAAPAPAAPAPAAGPAPAAPANPEGAEGEEARPPTPPVVYFRNTDDTLRAVIKDIRERTEIFKGKAIDPYATSPEITPPVTPILRKDDYIRLKEEERIAKEEAEKKKAEEAAKKAEEKKKKDEEKKLEAEKKAEEERLAEEATKKVKFLPDINFSCFDVIFHPIETHMDNVLGNTIDPFTDRRYIAWMSLVALAFNYNTWFCTTRLAFPYHNKATNPYWIFCDIVSDLVNVIDIVVWQPRLQFVKAGDIIRDRAMAKSHYRKSHRFKADVFSILPFDLLCLYFKFSSIYRFNRFIKVESFFEFSDRLESIMAKAYIWRVARTTGYLLFMLHLNACAFYVASIHQGLNTTQWVYDGEGSAYLRCYYFAVRSLINIGGLPEPVTTFEITFQMLNFFIGVFVFSSLIGQMRDVIGAATAGQTYFRASMDGCVAYMNTYSIPKPVQNRVRTWYNYTWAAQGMLDESELLDALPLVMKTAIAVDINLSTFQKIALFQGCDQQMLVDMLLRLKSIVYLPGDFVVKKGDIGKEMYIIKSGAVQVVGGPDNSIVFVTLKAGSVFGEISLLQSAKDGGNRRTANVKAHGFANLFVLEKKDLFDILIHYPESQKVLARKGKKLIKAKGPAPAKTNEEKPKGLHLFGQKPPTPKLMKLFGNFRKAEAAKVKS